From Lentisphaera araneosa HTCC2155, the proteins below share one genomic window:
- the mutM gene encoding bifunctional DNA-formamidopyrimidine glycosylase/DNA-(apurinic or apyrimidinic site) lyase, whose translation MPELPEVETVKNALAPYIEGETIKSFHFYTPRLRQELDAALFNKTFSGKKITRLKRRSKYLLFEFDDQKWILSHLGMTGSWRICKLTEERKKHEHISIRLDNDQELRYCDPRRFGEFRVITAPLDSTTDPQALSHLGPEPFDESYSQEYLWDLSRSKTKPIKNFIMDPRTVCGIGNIYASETLFRCGISPLRKTQKLRKKDCLNLINHSQSVLQSAIDAGGTTIIDFQAPDGSEGWFHQQLNVYGREGEDCVQCDKIIKRIVQAGRSSFYCPGCQK comes from the coding sequence ATGCCTGAACTCCCAGAAGTTGAAACAGTAAAAAATGCGCTTGCGCCCTATATAGAAGGTGAGACGATAAAAAGTTTTCACTTCTATACACCTCGCTTACGGCAAGAATTAGATGCTGCTTTATTCAACAAAACATTTTCAGGCAAAAAGATCACTCGTTTAAAAAGAAGATCAAAATACCTTCTTTTTGAATTTGATGATCAAAAATGGATTCTTTCTCATTTGGGAATGACTGGAAGTTGGCGCATTTGTAAACTCACTGAAGAGCGAAAAAAGCATGAACACATTAGTATTCGTTTAGATAACGATCAAGAACTACGTTATTGTGACCCAAGGCGTTTTGGTGAGTTTCGCGTAATTACAGCTCCCTTAGATTCGACAACTGATCCTCAAGCCCTTTCTCATTTAGGACCTGAGCCCTTTGACGAAAGTTACAGCCAAGAATACCTCTGGGATTTATCGCGTTCCAAAACCAAACCCATAAAAAACTTTATCATGGATCCCCGAACCGTTTGCGGCATTGGCAATATCTATGCGAGTGAAACACTTTTTCGCTGTGGGATTTCTCCTTTGCGCAAAACGCAAAAACTTAGAAAAAAAGACTGTCTCAATCTAATTAATCATAGTCAGTCTGTGCTTCAAAGTGCTATTGATGCAGGCGGCACTACAATTATTGATTTCCAAGCGCCCGATGGCAGTGAAGGTTGGTTTCACCAACAACTCAATGTCTATGGCCGTGAAGGTGAGGATTGCGTGCAATGCGACAAAATAATCAAACGCATTGTCCAAGCTGGTCGATCTAGTTTTTATTGCCCAGGGTGCCAGAAATGA
- a CDS encoding DUF4136 domain-containing protein, protein MKHLVFILSFVLLSSCSSVKYDFQPGIDFSQYKSFSFVPSIKSKTLNRQRLETSLINGLELKGLVFKPKASVADPADLVIKPRYQIVTNERMVTAHGGLYHRSYYAGTDFYFVESQERYLVIEFVDTRKNEVIWQATSYGFNAITFSQEKFHRIVSDMLQYFPPDLTKK, encoded by the coding sequence ATGAAACATTTAGTTTTTATACTAAGCTTTGTTTTACTAAGCTCATGTAGCTCAGTAAAATATGACTTCCAACCTGGTATTGACTTTTCTCAGTACAAAAGTTTTTCTTTTGTACCCAGCATCAAAAGCAAGACCCTTAATCGCCAACGTTTAGAGACATCTTTAATCAACGGCTTGGAGTTAAAAGGCTTAGTATTTAAACCAAAAGCATCTGTGGCTGACCCTGCAGACTTAGTCATTAAACCACGTTATCAAATCGTCACAAATGAACGCATGGTGACCGCTCACGGTGGTCTCTATCACCGTAGTTATTATGCTGGTACTGATTTTTACTTTGTGGAAAGCCAAGAGCGATACTTAGTGATTGAATTTGTCGATACTCGAAAAAACGAAGTCATTTGGCAGGCAACCTCCTATGGCTTTAATGCGATTACTTTTTCACAAGAAAAGTTTCATCGTATCGTTAGCGACATGCTTCAATATTTTCCACCTGATCTCACTAAAAAATAA
- the nth gene encoding endonuclease III: protein MKKSEKVADILNILQKLYPKPPIPLNHKDPYTLLIAVLLSAQCTDARVNTFTPALFELADNPFDMMHKDVDDIKAIIRPCGLSPRKSKAISELSRILVEKHQGQVPCDFDALEELPGVGHKTASVVMSQAFEVPAFAVDTHIHRLAYRWGLSTGKSVEQTEKDLKRLFPKETWIALHLQIIYFGREFCPARGHDPQACPICSIYGRKGIKKS from the coding sequence ATGAAAAAATCAGAAAAAGTTGCTGATATTTTAAATATTTTGCAAAAACTTTACCCCAAGCCTCCAATCCCACTCAATCATAAAGACCCCTACACTCTTTTAATTGCCGTCTTGTTATCAGCTCAATGTACCGATGCTCGTGTGAACACATTTACCCCCGCACTCTTTGAATTAGCCGATAATCCATTTGACATGATGCACAAAGATGTCGACGATATAAAAGCTATCATTCGCCCCTGTGGACTTTCACCACGTAAATCGAAAGCCATTAGTGAACTCTCTAGGATTTTAGTCGAAAAACACCAAGGACAAGTTCCGTGTGACTTCGATGCACTAGAAGAACTTCCAGGCGTCGGACATAAAACGGCTTCAGTAGTTATGTCTCAAGCTTTTGAAGTCCCAGCTTTTGCCGTCGATACACATATCCATCGTTTAGCTTACCGATGGGGCTTATCTACAGGTAAATCTGTTGAACAAACAGAAAAAGATCTCAAGCGTCTCTTTCCAAAAGAAACTTGGATTGCCCTCCATTTGCAAATCATTTATTTTGGCAGAGAATTCTGCCCCGCTCGTGGTCACGATCCCCAAGCATGCCCTATCTGCAGTATTTATGGACGTAAAGGTATAAAGAAATCATAG
- a CDS encoding citrate synthase, with protein sequence MSESATLNLAGKTLNLPILEGTENEKAIDISALRKETGFVTFDPGYGNTCPSKSSITFLNGEAGALRYRGYTIAELCEKHTFEEASYLTLYGELPTAEQLAEFKSGVNAYSKMPKQLEKIFEAYPDTIHPMVMINVLTSSLSAYFPEVTSISDPAQVEKATQVAIGQMLTFVAFAYRKSIGASFEYPTEPCSSAAGLLKMMFGNDYVVDPDVEKVIDELLILHVDHEFNCSTSAVRLIGSSQANLFASVSGGISALWGPLHGGANQAVVEMLQFIHENNIDPQEYLEKVKRKEDGIRLMGFGHRVYKNYDPRARIIKKTCDRVMAKLGKEDPLLAIAQKLEAAALEDEYFTSRKLYPNVDFYSGIVYRAIKIPTEMFTPLFALGRLPGWIAHWREQNSDPKARIGRPRQIYTGETQR encoded by the coding sequence ATGTCTGAATCAGCAACGCTAAACCTCGCGGGAAAAACCCTAAATCTACCCATTTTAGAGGGTACAGAAAACGAAAAAGCAATCGACATCAGCGCACTTCGCAAAGAGACTGGTTTTGTAACTTTTGACCCAGGTTATGGTAATACATGCCCGTCTAAAAGTTCAATCACTTTCTTAAATGGTGAAGCAGGTGCACTTCGTTACCGCGGTTACACAATTGCAGAACTTTGTGAAAAGCACACTTTTGAAGAAGCTTCTTACCTTACACTTTACGGTGAACTCCCAACTGCAGAGCAATTGGCTGAATTTAAATCAGGTGTAAACGCCTATTCTAAGATGCCAAAGCAACTTGAGAAAATTTTCGAAGCTTACCCAGATACAATTCACCCAATGGTAATGATCAATGTATTGACTTCTTCACTTTCTGCTTACTTCCCAGAAGTGACAAGTATCTCAGACCCAGCTCAAGTAGAGAAAGCGACTCAAGTTGCTATCGGTCAAATGCTCACTTTTGTAGCTTTCGCTTACAGAAAGAGTATCGGCGCAAGTTTTGAATACCCGACTGAGCCATGTTCATCTGCTGCAGGATTACTAAAAATGATGTTCGGTAACGACTATGTTGTTGATCCTGATGTAGAAAAAGTTATTGACGAATTACTCATCCTTCACGTTGATCACGAATTCAACTGCTCAACTTCAGCAGTACGTTTAATTGGTTCTTCACAAGCTAACCTTTTCGCTTCAGTTTCTGGCGGTATCTCAGCTCTTTGGGGTCCTTTACATGGTGGTGCTAACCAAGCTGTCGTAGAAATGCTCCAGTTCATTCACGAAAACAATATTGACCCGCAAGAGTACTTAGAAAAAGTTAAGCGCAAAGAAGATGGTATTCGCCTAATGGGCTTCGGTCACCGCGTTTACAAAAACTACGACCCGCGTGCTCGCATCATCAAAAAGACTTGTGACCGCGTAATGGCAAAGCTAGGTAAAGAAGATCCACTTCTTGCTATTGCTCAGAAATTAGAAGCAGCAGCATTAGAAGATGAATACTTTACAAGTAGAAAGCTTTACCCTAACGTAGACTTCTACTCAGGTATTGTTTACAGAGCGATTAAAATCCCAACAGAGATGTTCACACCTTTATTTGCTTTAGGCCGTCTTCCTGGTTGGATTGCTCACTGGAGAGAACAAAACTCTGATCCAAAAGCTAGAATTGGCCGTCCTCGTCAGATATATACTGGTGAAACACAGCGCTAG
- a CDS encoding tetratricopeptide repeat protein, translating into MNKPLVFIFLILFNFLAFCETPDSMWKNAFKDFDKAEIHFKKSQYSEADSAYSTALAKFLKITVDYPQWETSSVNYHVNECKDKMNEIKNLQTSGNKTSSRSNNNSELIKVRAERDKYAKAMLKVYHENKKNKRELEVTKALLKRAQMSAGQSSQSQGELEKLILEKRKLELTIKSLEKDLAEVKVQNEKTNNEELLKLQAKMDTHLLSSQKTQRELEEIIRKDKKILLEKSNSLMDQKRLYKELKNLSTDSEIEKKKYLHQIADKNTLIAKLNKELNSLKSTTMNLRSSLNIAQKAASSSSEREKLSEKKLFKQIEELQAQIIKLVSERDTLKQSLVKNSTKSQEMVSKSDLDKLNKLLDSERKKYAQAINLHEKQLLAVKKNEDKTKAERAELEVKVNSLSLENQKLLLAANKAQAEKNSVNLKNSQLKEQLIVRETSFVNQLKKTSAQQSEEIDKLNKELKKKIDLNKIYSSRLDSTNITMASLNAELEKLMKETQSTDSSNKMSDQEKLDLIKKLEESEKLNKKLNRELISLRERFIRLNAMSGQKDDEIISLYVKLKKEHEELQSDFKKLVQRIPQSDQESQSFTDESSENIKRKIETLIYDAYKASNEGKHQVALGLYAQALELDSKNLDALMRAGVLYYQLGQLSEAERYLNQAFYQNPDDANILIPLAMSVLDKADYHLGISLLSRAVSLKPDNDELRVNLGVALQALGWEKAALKEMEKAYEINDKNAQTALNLAVLYLSQTPKQVDQAKQMYDKALSMGAAKSPLLEELLK; encoded by the coding sequence GTGAACAAGCCCTTAGTTTTTATCTTTCTAATTTTATTTAATTTTTTAGCTTTCTGTGAAACGCCTGATTCCATGTGGAAAAATGCTTTTAAAGATTTCGATAAAGCTGAGATTCACTTTAAAAAATCTCAATACTCAGAAGCAGATTCTGCTTATAGTACAGCCTTAGCAAAGTTCCTGAAAATAACGGTAGATTACCCTCAGTGGGAAACCAGTTCAGTAAATTACCACGTTAATGAGTGTAAGGATAAAATGAATGAGATTAAAAACCTTCAAACTTCAGGTAATAAAACATCTTCACGATCAAATAATAACTCAGAGTTAATTAAAGTTCGTGCTGAGCGAGATAAGTATGCTAAAGCGATGCTTAAGGTTTATCATGAAAACAAAAAGAATAAACGAGAGTTAGAAGTGACAAAGGCTTTGTTGAAACGAGCTCAAATGTCTGCAGGGCAATCTTCACAATCTCAAGGTGAGTTAGAAAAACTTATTTTAGAAAAGCGTAAATTAGAGCTCACCATAAAAAGTTTGGAAAAGGATCTAGCTGAAGTCAAAGTTCAGAACGAGAAAACAAATAATGAGGAGCTCCTTAAACTTCAAGCCAAGATGGATACTCATTTGCTGAGTTCGCAAAAAACTCAAAGAGAGCTCGAAGAAATCATTAGAAAGGATAAGAAAATTCTGCTTGAAAAAAGCAACTCATTGATGGACCAAAAACGTCTATACAAAGAATTGAAAAACCTTTCAACGGACAGTGAAATAGAGAAGAAAAAATACCTGCATCAAATTGCTGATAAAAATACCCTTATAGCTAAATTGAATAAGGAGTTAAATAGTTTAAAGAGCACGACAATGAATTTGAGAAGTTCTTTAAATATTGCTCAAAAGGCTGCAAGCAGTAGTTCTGAAAGAGAGAAGTTGAGTGAGAAAAAATTATTCAAACAAATCGAAGAACTACAGGCACAGATCATTAAACTCGTAAGTGAGCGAGATACACTCAAGCAGTCACTTGTTAAAAATAGTACTAAATCTCAAGAGATGGTGAGTAAAAGTGACTTGGATAAGCTTAATAAACTTCTCGATTCTGAGCGTAAAAAATATGCTCAAGCCATCAATCTTCACGAAAAACAATTACTTGCCGTCAAGAAAAACGAAGATAAAACAAAAGCAGAGAGAGCTGAACTCGAAGTAAAAGTGAATAGTTTAAGTTTGGAAAATCAAAAACTACTTTTAGCGGCCAATAAAGCCCAAGCTGAAAAGAACTCAGTGAACCTAAAAAATTCTCAACTGAAAGAACAGTTAATTGTTCGTGAGACGAGTTTCGTCAATCAATTAAAGAAAACGTCGGCACAACAATCAGAAGAAATTGATAAACTCAATAAAGAACTGAAGAAAAAAATTGACTTAAATAAAATTTATTCTTCTCGACTCGACTCGACGAATATCACGATGGCTTCGCTCAATGCCGAGTTAGAAAAATTGATGAAGGAAACTCAAAGTACTGATTCGTCGAATAAAATGAGTGATCAAGAGAAGCTCGATCTAATTAAAAAATTAGAAGAGAGTGAAAAACTCAATAAAAAGCTCAATCGAGAACTCATTTCATTACGAGAAAGATTTATTCGACTCAATGCAATGAGCGGTCAAAAAGATGATGAAATCATTTCTCTCTATGTTAAGCTGAAAAAAGAGCACGAAGAGTTGCAATCGGATTTCAAAAAACTGGTCCAAAGAATTCCTCAAAGTGATCAAGAAAGTCAGAGTTTTACCGATGAATCATCTGAAAACATTAAACGAAAAATAGAGACACTCATTTATGATGCCTATAAAGCTTCCAACGAAGGTAAGCACCAGGTTGCCTTAGGTTTATATGCACAAGCCCTAGAATTAGATAGTAAAAATCTTGATGCCCTCATGAGAGCGGGCGTACTTTATTATCAATTAGGTCAGTTATCGGAAGCAGAGCGCTATCTGAATCAAGCATTTTATCAAAACCCTGACGACGCGAACATTCTTATTCCCCTTGCAATGTCTGTCTTAGATAAAGCAGACTATCATTTGGGTATCTCCTTATTAAGTAGGGCAGTGTCACTGAAGCCAGATAATGATGAACTGCGTGTTAATCTAGGTGTGGCATTGCAGGCATTAGGTTGGGAAAAAGCAGCGCTGAAAGAGATGGAAAAAGCCTATGAGATAAATGACAAAAATGCTCAAACAGCATTAAACCTTGCTGTTCTTTATCTTTCTCAAACCCCAAAGCAAGTTGATCAAGCTAAGCAAATGTATGACAAGGCTCTATCTATGGGCGCCGCAAAATCACCCTTGCTTGAAGAACTCTTAAAATAA
- the hisA gene encoding phosphoribosylformimino-5-aminoimidazole carboxamide ribotide isomerase — MFRPCIDLHNGQVKQIVGGTLDDSESPDTNFVSENDSAYYAELYRKDSLSGGHVIKLGPGNDEAAKNALKAWPGGLQIGGGINDQNARFWLDQGASHLIVTSHVFSNGQFDQGKLDELVKITGKGKLILDLSCRIRDGKYWIVTDRWTKFTETELNEKSLDFFSQYCDEFLIHAVDVEGMCKGVDMNLVELLTDKSPLISTYAGGAKSLDDLEKITNLSQNRVHLTIGSALDIFGGKDIKYTEALAFNNQYESSL, encoded by the coding sequence ATGTTCAGACCTTGCATAGACCTTCATAATGGACAAGTAAAACAAATTGTGGGAGGAACCCTCGATGATTCTGAGTCTCCTGACACTAATTTTGTTTCCGAAAATGATTCAGCCTATTATGCTGAACTCTACCGTAAAGATAGCTTAAGTGGTGGCCATGTGATTAAGTTGGGCCCAGGCAATGATGAAGCCGCAAAAAATGCTTTAAAAGCCTGGCCAGGCGGACTGCAAATTGGCGGTGGCATCAATGATCAAAATGCTCGATTTTGGTTAGACCAAGGCGCTTCTCATTTAATTGTAACCTCTCACGTATTTTCAAATGGTCAGTTTGATCAAGGAAAGTTAGATGAGCTGGTTAAGATCACTGGAAAAGGTAAACTCATCCTCGACCTCTCCTGCCGCATTAGAGATGGCAAATACTGGATCGTTACTGATCGTTGGACCAAGTTCACAGAAACGGAACTCAATGAAAAATCACTCGACTTTTTCTCTCAGTACTGTGACGAGTTCCTCATTCACGCTGTTGATGTGGAAGGCATGTGCAAAGGAGTAGATATGAATTTAGTCGAACTGCTCACAGATAAGTCACCACTCATTTCTACTTATGCGGGAGGTGCAAAATCACTAGATGATCTTGAGAAAATTACGAATTTAAGTCAGAATCGCGTTCATTTAACTATTGGTAGTGCTCTAGATATTTTTGGTGGCAAAGACATCAAATATACCGAAGCCCTTGCCTTCAACAATCAGTATGAGTCGTCTCTATAA
- a CDS encoding sensor histidine kinase: MNNHFMEMLPALSLCFLELTFLAVLIISMHSLRKVIGLTSYYMVVSFILVFAQLVNAADISLVYEFIDVQMNISSSLLLTTFMASLLITYTLDGPIAAQRLTVACVVVSGSFFLLNTISQTQTQWYGFMVDAEKRQFFFEFFEKIRINTAASLGAIVADLLVLPVVFQIFKNRNFGTYFSVVISFLLTQVVDTYVYSLISNYHSDQFWLKMNQLFVSRAFIIIWLSVIVTIYLRLNEYGKKDGEERNPMDFLRAILSTYSYGNLISQHSRDWEGRFALFVENSPDLIFLVNSKGYPTDVNKRLILRSGHPFHKLQETHMDDILLDIEGCPDKIFEDIIKNRMSFKEIWKATENSPEMRDFNFESIIKSTEDEYISIDFIASILYAGKTKLILLTGRETTARHQLTHQRDQLTNQVSHLQRLESVGRLAGGVAHDFNNLLHSIQGSLDSFDNKSDLNEKERIVGNIRYAVNRASDLTSKLLSFAKKGNFELKKLKIEDVLNSSWELFKPSCTTQIKIKLLNSPDPIYIRGDRTQLEQMILNLLINARDALEDVERAKITMRCELAYENTQGWEHAAENLIPSNYCCIRVKDNGSGIPEDVMEKVFEPFFTTKPVGKGTGMGLSMVFGTASSHNGWIHLESVVDKGTEFFIFLPLYNAPSQENITRYDMEIENVQTLHRPS, translated from the coding sequence ATGAATAATCACTTTATGGAGATGCTCCCAGCTCTGAGCCTTTGCTTCTTAGAGCTTACTTTTCTTGCAGTATTGATTATCTCCATGCACTCCTTAAGAAAGGTTATTGGTCTCACTTCCTATTACATGGTCGTTAGCTTCATCCTCGTATTTGCTCAACTTGTTAACGCTGCTGACATTAGCTTAGTTTACGAATTCATTGACGTTCAGATGAATATTTCTTCATCGCTTTTATTAACGACTTTCATGGCGTCATTACTCATTACCTACACACTAGATGGACCGATTGCCGCTCAACGATTAACAGTAGCTTGTGTTGTTGTATCTGGTAGCTTCTTTCTACTTAACACCATCAGTCAGACTCAAACACAATGGTATGGCTTTATGGTAGATGCTGAGAAGCGCCAGTTCTTTTTTGAGTTCTTTGAAAAAATACGTATTAATACCGCCGCTTCACTTGGTGCCATTGTCGCAGACTTACTCGTCTTACCTGTGGTTTTTCAAATTTTCAAAAACCGTAATTTCGGGACCTATTTTAGTGTTGTCATCTCTTTTCTTTTGACACAAGTCGTCGATACCTACGTATATAGCCTAATCTCAAACTATCACTCAGATCAATTTTGGTTGAAGATGAATCAACTGTTCGTCTCACGTGCGTTTATTATTATATGGCTAAGTGTTATTGTCACCATTTACCTGAGGCTTAATGAGTATGGTAAAAAAGATGGGGAAGAACGTAACCCTATGGATTTTTTACGCGCTATTTTAAGTACTTATTCTTATGGAAATCTAATTAGCCAACACTCACGTGATTGGGAGGGCCGTTTTGCTCTCTTTGTCGAAAATAGCCCTGACCTAATCTTTTTAGTTAATTCCAAAGGTTACCCTACCGATGTTAACAAAAGACTTATTTTACGCTCAGGACATCCCTTTCATAAGCTTCAAGAAACTCATATGGATGATATTCTTCTCGATATAGAAGGTTGCCCAGATAAGATATTTGAAGATATCATTAAAAATCGTATGAGTTTTAAAGAAATTTGGAAAGCAACTGAAAACTCGCCTGAAATGCGTGACTTTAATTTTGAGTCAATTATTAAATCTACTGAAGATGAATATATATCTATCGACTTTATTGCCTCCATTTTATATGCAGGTAAAACAAAGCTTATCCTACTGACAGGTCGTGAAACAACGGCCCGTCATCAACTAACTCATCAACGTGACCAACTCACTAACCAGGTATCTCATCTGCAAAGACTCGAATCTGTCGGTCGCTTAGCGGGTGGAGTTGCCCACGATTTCAACAATTTATTACATTCCATCCAAGGTTCTCTTGACTCATTTGACAATAAGTCTGACTTAAATGAAAAAGAACGTATTGTAGGGAATATTCGCTACGCAGTAAACCGTGCTTCTGATCTGACTTCAAAACTCTTGAGCTTCGCTAAAAAAGGTAATTTTGAACTTAAGAAACTCAAAATCGAAGATGTCTTAAATTCGAGTTGGGAACTATTTAAACCGAGTTGCACTACACAAATTAAAATCAAACTCCTCAACTCACCTGACCCAATCTATATCCGCGGTGATAGAACCCAACTTGAACAAATGATTCTCAACCTACTGATCAATGCTCGCGATGCTTTAGAAGATGTAGAACGCGCAAAAATCACCATGCGTTGTGAATTGGCTTATGAAAATACTCAGGGCTGGGAACATGCTGCTGAAAACTTGATCCCTAGTAATTATTGTTGTATAAGGGTCAAAGATAATGGAAGTGGTATTCCAGAAGATGTCATGGAAAAAGTTTTTGAACCTTTCTTCACAACTAAACCAGTGGGTAAAGGTACCGGCATGGGGCTTTCTATGGTTTTTGGTACTGCTTCAAGCCACAATGGCTGGATACACCTTGAGAGTGTTGTTGATAAAGGTACTGAGTTCTTTATTTTCCTCCCCTTATACAATGCACCGAGTCAAGAAAATATAACACGATACGATATGGAAATAGAAAATGTTCAGACCTTGCATAGACCTTCATAA
- the tsaD gene encoding tRNA (adenosine(37)-N6)-threonylcarbamoyltransferase complex transferase subunit TsaD produces the protein MIILGVESSCDETAVSLVRNGHEVLANAISSQIKDHANYGGVIPELAAREHLNNVRPTLNEALEKAALKLDDIDGIAVTAQPGLLPALLVGAGFANGLALSLGKKVCGINHLAAHIYGGLIERQDILSNPNAFPLCALLISGGNTQLFIIKKTGDCELVGSTIDDAAGEAFDKAAKILGLPYPGGPIIDRLAKSGDKNKYKFPRSFLPKTRSYSEEHKLNFSFSGVKTSLLNLVKKNWKDGMVPDGDLPDLLASYQDAIVDVLSTKLKMAAESYGARTLLLCGGVACNSAIRERVQKMAIQTAKELVLTPPKYCTDNAAMIAGLGYHYLKDPNFTGDFVEASGRAPIIEKLPVFN, from the coding sequence ATGATTATTTTAGGAGTTGAATCCAGCTGCGATGAAACTGCAGTCTCTCTAGTGAGAAATGGCCACGAAGTTTTAGCCAATGCCATTTCTTCACAAATAAAAGACCATGCCAACTATGGCGGCGTGATTCCAGAATTAGCCGCTCGTGAACATTTAAATAATGTTCGTCCCACTTTAAATGAAGCTTTAGAAAAAGCAGCGCTTAAACTAGATGACATCGATGGAATTGCGGTCACCGCACAACCTGGACTCTTACCCGCCCTTCTCGTCGGTGCAGGTTTTGCCAACGGACTTGCACTCTCCCTAGGAAAAAAAGTTTGTGGCATTAACCATTTAGCCGCTCATATCTATGGTGGCTTAATAGAGCGCCAAGATATCCTTAGTAACCCTAATGCCTTTCCTTTATGTGCCCTGCTGATTTCTGGGGGAAATACTCAACTCTTTATCATTAAAAAAACTGGTGATTGTGAATTGGTAGGTTCAACCATTGATGATGCAGCTGGAGAAGCCTTTGATAAAGCCGCAAAAATCCTTGGACTCCCTTACCCTGGGGGACCCATTATTGACCGACTTGCGAAAAGTGGTGATAAAAATAAATATAAATTCCCTCGATCTTTTTTGCCCAAAACTCGTTCTTATAGCGAAGAACATAAACTCAACTTTTCTTTCTCAGGAGTCAAAACCTCCTTGCTGAATTTAGTAAAAAAGAATTGGAAAGACGGTATGGTTCCCGATGGCGACCTCCCCGACTTATTAGCCTCTTATCAAGACGCCATTGTCGATGTACTTTCGACCAAATTAAAAATGGCTGCCGAAAGCTACGGGGCACGAACATTATTACTTTGCGGAGGCGTTGCCTGTAACAGCGCTATTCGTGAACGCGTTCAAAAAATGGCGATTCAAACAGCTAAAGAACTTGTCTTAACACCTCCTAAGTATTGCACCGATAATGCTGCAATGATTGCAGGCTTGGGTTATCATTACCTAAAAGACCCCAACTTTACTGGCGACTTTGTCGAAGCAAGTGGCCGCGCTCCTATAATCGAAAAACTTCCTGTGTTCAACTAA
- a CDS encoding formylglycine-generating enzyme family protein, translating to MELENRGPVGPSIIDDYPREDFGDFFEMENVEIQMKKITSGSYYKGKDDGHVNERPRHRVHMTRSFWMSLHPITEFQYQEVIKKNPSMFKDQEGSSNYPVEKVSWDNAVTFCKKLTELEREAGRLPEPYVYRLPTEAEWEYVCRGGSDEDFVEDIETISWYFKNSNERAHEVGTKEPNNWGFYDMQGNVWEWVMDGCDFQELEYYENPAHQLQKVDIDDAVNPFNKDGANKIAKGGCWLLDPAACRPSARFINPPDSKYFVLGFRIVLGEPLSKK from the coding sequence ATGGAATTAGAGAATCGCGGCCCAGTTGGCCCTTCAATCATTGATGATTACCCAAGAGAAGATTTTGGTGATTTTTTCGAAATGGAAAACGTTGAAATTCAAATGAAAAAAATCACTTCTGGCTCTTACTATAAAGGTAAAGATGACGGCCATGTAAATGAACGCCCTCGTCACCGTGTACATATGACTCGTTCTTTTTGGATGAGCTTACATCCTATTACTGAATTTCAGTACCAGGAAGTTATCAAAAAGAATCCAAGTATGTTTAAAGATCAAGAAGGCTCATCTAACTATCCTGTTGAAAAAGTGAGTTGGGACAATGCTGTGACTTTCTGTAAAAAACTTACTGAACTCGAACGCGAAGCTGGTCGCTTGCCAGAGCCTTACGTTTACCGTTTGCCTACAGAAGCTGAGTGGGAGTATGTTTGTCGTGGTGGTTCAGATGAAGATTTTGTCGAAGATATTGAAACAATTTCTTGGTACTTCAAAAACTCAAACGAAAGAGCACACGAAGTTGGTACTAAAGAGCCTAATAACTGGGGCTTTTACGATATGCAGGGCAATGTTTGGGAATGGGTCATGGATGGCTGCGACTTCCAAGAACTCGAATACTATGAGAACCCTGCTCACCAACTCCAAAAAGTTGATATTGATGATGCTGTGAACCCATTTAACAAAGATGGTGCAAATAAAATTGCTAAAGGTGGCTGCTGGCTCTTAGACCCTGCTGCTTGTCGTCCTTCTGCACGTTTCATTAACCCACCTGATTCCAAGTACTTCGTTCTTGGTTTCCGCATTGTCTTAGGTGAGCCACTAAGTAAAAAATGA